The proteins below come from a single Heliangelus exortis chromosome 31, bHelExo1.hap1, whole genome shotgun sequence genomic window:
- the LOC139788957 gene encoding uncharacterized protein has translation MDLLPPELDPHPPELLPPPQMDPPLPELPPPPPDMDLLPPEPQPPELLPPPDMDPPLPPPPPDMDLLPPEPPPPELPPPQMDPPLPELPPPPDMDLLPPELDPHPPELLPPPQMDPPLPELPPPPPDMEPPPLPPPDMDLLPPEPPPPELPPPQMDPPLPELPPPDMDLLPPELDPHPPELLPPPDMEPPLPPPPDMDLLPPELDPHPPELLPPPDMDPPLPELPPPPPPDMDLLPPELDPHPPELLPPPDMEPPPLPPPDMDLLPPELDPHPPELLPPPQMDPPLPPPDMDLLPPELDPHPPELLPPPDMEPPLPPPPDMDLLPPEPPPPELPPPQMDPPLPELPPPPPDMDLLPPELDPHPPELLPPPDMEPPPLPPPPDMDLLPPELDPHPPELLPPPQMDPPLPPPDMDLLPPELDPHPPELLPPPQMDPPLPELPPPPPDMDLLPPEPQPPELLPPPDMDPPLPPPPPDMDLLPPEPPPPELPPPQMDPPLPELPPPPPDMDLLPPEPQPPEL, from the coding sequence atGGATTTGCTGCCACCAGAGCTGGatccccatcctcctgagctgctgccacctccacaAATGGACCCACCACTGCCtgagcttcctcctcctcctccagacatGGATTTGCTACCTCCAGAACCCCAaccaccagagctgctgccacctccagaCATGGATCCAccacttcctcctcctcctccagacatGGATTTGCTGCCACCAGAACCCCCACCTCCTGAGCTGCCACCTCCACAAATGGACCCCCCACTTCCagagcttcctcctcctccagacatGGATTTGCTACCTCCAGAACTGGATCCCCatcctccagagctgctgccacctccacaAATGGATCCACCACTTCCAGaacttcctcctcctcctccagacatGGAGCCTCCACCACTTCCTCCTCCAGACATGGATTTGCTGCCACCAGAACCCCCACCTCCTGAGCTGCCACCTCCACAAATGGACCCACCACTTCCAGAGCTTCCTCCTCCAGACATGGATTTGCTACCTCCAGAGCTGGatccccatcctcctgagctgctgccacctccagaTATGGAGcctccactgcctcctcctccagacATGGATTTGCTGCCACCAGAGCTGGatccccatcctcctgagctgctgccacctccagaCATGGATCCACCACTGCCtgagcttcctcctcctcctcctccagacatGGATTTGCTACCTCCAGAGCTGGatccccatcctcctgagctgctgccacctccagaCATGGAGCCTCCACCACTTCCTCCTCCAGACATGGATTTGCTGCCACCAGAGCTGGatccccatcctcctgagctgctgccacctccacaAATGGATCCACCACTTCCTCCTCCAGACATGGATTTGCTACCTCCAGAACTGGatccccatcctcctgagctgctgccacctccagaTATGGAGcctccactgcctcctcctccagacATGGATTTGCTGCCACCAGAACCCCCACCTCCTGAGCTGCCACCTCCACAAATGGACCCACCACTGCCtgagcttcctcctcctcctccagacatGGATTTGCTGCCACCAGAGCTGGatccccatcctcctgagctgctgccacctccagaCATGGAGCCTCCAccacttcctcctcctccagacatGGATTTGCTGCCACCAGAACTGGatccccatcctcctgagctgctgccacctccacaAATGGATCCACCACTTCCTCCTCCAGACATGGATTTGCTGCCACCAGAACTGGACCCCCatcctcctgagctgctgccacctccacaAATGGACCCACCACTGCCtgagcttcctcctcctcctccagacatGGATTTGCTACCTCCAGAACCCCAaccaccagagctgctgccacctccagaCATGGATCCAccacttcctcctcctcctccagacatGGATTTGCTGCCACCAGAACCCCCACCTCCTGAGCTGCCACCTCCACAAATGGACCCCCCACTTCCagagcttcctcctcctcctccagacatGGATTTGCTACCTCCAGAACCCCAACCACCAGAGCTGTGA
- the LOC139788956 gene encoding LOW QUALITY PROTEIN: keratin, type II cytoskeletal 1-like (The sequence of the model RefSeq protein was modified relative to this genomic sequence to represent the inferred CDS: deleted 3 bases in 2 codons) → MEINSSRMYKGELLSPPPDELRIPSLFLSPPVLQPSPPAPFSSQCSGSTTMSQRFSRFGDGNFTSSSARCGSLGGGRISWIMSPCDAHRGHSGYGYGYGSRSLYNLRGFRSVSPGGDGRCLGFGVGRHLDRGFDGRRNFVGASGGGEVGLGSRYGRSSGREVLGGALGRGGFGEEGAGQGFGEAAVSRGIEEVQVNTNLLRPIEVEVDPEFQRVRSDEKEQIKVLNNKFASFIDKVQCLERQNQALMAKWELLQQQSTRPEESRNITSFFQAYISSLERQLEMLHNQKEQLDPEAYNMLQLVEDYKKRFEDEINKRADKEEEFVELKKELDNAYMGKMEAEVRLEILKQELEFLRCLHEAELSQLQTVVGTTDVILSMDNHRELNMDGIIAEVRQEYEAIAQRSKDEVDSMYQGRYQDLQNLWVNQREQLRNSYQEIQEYLRQIQRIQQEIEIAKKRNAALQETIKDAEQRGNSAVSDGHRKLQELENALQQAKEDLTQLLHDYQELLNAKLALDIEIAMYRSLLEEEETR, encoded by the exons ATGGAGATAAACTCCTCCAGGATGTATAAAGGAGAA CTTCTGTCACCCCCACCAGATGAGCTGAGgattccttctctctttttgtctCCTCCTGTTTTACAACCTTCACCACCTgctcccttc tcctctcaGTGCTCAGGCAGCACCACGATGAGCCAACGTTTCTCCAGATTTGGGGATGGGAATTTCACTTCTTCCTCTGCCCGCTGTGGCTCTCTGGGAGGTGGGAGAATTTCGTGGATCATGAGCCCCTGTGATGCCCACAGAGGACACAGTGGGTATGGGTATGGCTATGGCAGCAGGAGCCTCTACAACCTCCGTGGGTTTAGGAGTGTTTCTCCTGGTGGAGATGGAAGGTGCCTGGGATTTGGTGTTGGGAGACACCTTGATAGGGGCTTTGATGGAAGGAGGAATTTTGTGGGAGCCTCCGGAGGTGGTGAGGTAGGGCTTGGTAGCAGGTATGGAAGAAGTTCAGGTAGAGAGGTGCTTGGAGGAGCCCTTGGAAGGGGTGGTTTTGGTGAAGAAGGGGCTGGGCAGGGTTTTGGGGAggctgctgtcagcagaggCATTGAGGAGGTGCAGGTCAACACCAACCTCCTGAGACCAATAGAGGTGGAAGTTGACCCCGAGTTCCAGAGAGTGAGGTCGGATGAGAAGGAGCAGATTAAGGTCCTCAACAACAAATTTGCATCCTTCATCGACAAG GTTCAGTGTCTGGAGAGGCAGAACCAGGCTCTGATGGCCAAGTGGGaacttctgcagcagcaaagtaCCCGACCAGAAGAGAGCAGAAACATCACCTCTTTCTTCCAAGCTTACATCAGCAGCCTGGAGAGACAACTTGAGATGCTCCACAACCAGAAGGAGCAGCTGGATCCAGAAGCCTACAACATGCTTCAGCTTGTTGAAGATTATAAAAAGAG ATTCGAGGATGAGATCAACAAGCGTGCAGATAAAGAAGAGGAGTTTGTGGAGCTTAAAAAG GAACTGGACAATGCCTACATGGGAAAAATGGAGGCAGAGGTTCGCCTGGAAATCctgaagcaggagctggagttCCTCAGGTGTTTACATGAAGCT gagctgtcccagctgcagaCAGTGGTTGGCACCACGGATGTGATTCTGTCCATGGACAACCACAGGGAACTGAACATGGATGGAATCATTGCAGAGGTCAGGCAGGAGTACGAGGCAATTGCTCAGAGGAGCAAAGATGAAGTGGATTCCATGTACCAGGGAAGG TACCAAGATCTTCAGAACCTGTGGGTGAATCAACGGGAGCAGCTAAGGAACAGCTACCAGGAAATCCAGGAGTATTTGAGGCAGATCCAGAGAATACAACAAGAAATTGAAATTGCAAAGAAAAGG AATGCTGCCCTCCAAGAAACCATTAaggatgctgagcagagagggaacTCAGCCGTCAGTGATGGCCACCGGAAACTTCAGGAGCTGGAAAACGCCCTGCAGCAGGCCAAGGAGGATCTGACTCAACTCCTCCATGATTATCAGGAACTTCTGAATGCAAAATTGGCCTTGGATATTGAAATTGCCATGTACAGATCACTccttgaggaggaggagaccaGGTAG
- the LOC139788946 gene encoding keratin, type II cytoskeletal 6C-like: protein MSRQSICRSFGGGSRRGYSSCSAVGGGFGGCGSRSRISYSSFSTSRGVGGSGRCGGFSSRSLHNLGGSGRISMGGSYGGGCRIGGFGGGYGGGFGSIGGGVIGGGIGSFGGPGRGGPGFPGGIQPVQVDPTLLRPVHVDIDPQIQQVRCQEKEQIKTLNNQFASFIDKVRFLEQQNKVLSTKWELLQQQGPSAPRKNLDVIFENYIQNLRKRVEALMGQRGQLESELQNMRQYVEEYKCKYEEEINRRTAAENEFVVLKKDVDCAYMTKVELEAKVGALTDEINFLRCIYEEELSQMQNISRDLSVVVSMDNNRHLDLDSIIEEVRRQYEQIAQSSRAEAEAWYQSQYEELQSTAGRHGDNLRNTKMEIQELTRSVQRLRAEIESIKKQNQQLQSAIAEAEERGEMALKDARRKLEELECALQKDKEELARLLKEYQELLNIKIALDVEIAMYRKLLEGEENRLCGDNPSNVNVSVVGRTTIAGGRAGGFGAGSGLGGGGGVCTVGGGSIMGGSCGLGGGILGGGFSSGSGRICSSGGGSFVAGGGSSSVRRCVTTTTVKSSGVKY, encoded by the exons ATGTCCCGCCAGTCGATCTGCAGAAGCtttggaggaggaagcagaaggggCTACAGCTCTTGCTCTGCCGTTGGTGGTGGCTTTGGAGGATGTGGGTCCAGAAGCAGGATCAGCTATAGCTCCTTCTCCACATCCAGGGGAGTCGGAGGCAGCGGACGCTGTGGAGGTTTTAGCAGCAGGAGCCTCCATAACTTGGGTGGCAGCGGAAGGATTTCCATGGGTGGCTCTTATGGCGGTGGATGTAGGATTGGTGGCTTTGGTGGAGGCTATGGAGGAGGATTTGGCAGCATTGGAGGAGGTGTCATTGGTGGAGGAATAGGCAGCTTTGGTGGTCCCGGGAGAGGTGGTCCCGGGTTCCCTGGAGGCATCCAACCCGTGCAGGTTGACCCAACCCTCCTGCGGCCGGTCCACGTTGATATCGATCCTCAGATCCAGCAAGTGAGGTGCCAGGAGAAGGAGCAGATCAAGACTCTTAACAATCAGTTTGCCTCTTTCATCGACAAG GTCCGATTCCTGGAGCAACAGAACAAGGTCCTCTCCACCAAGTGggagctcctccagcagcaagGGCCCTCGGCTCCCAGGAAGAACCTCGATGTCATCTTTGAGAACTACATCCAGAACCTGAGGAAGAGGGTGGAGGCACTGatgggacagaggggacagctGGAGTCAGAGCTGCAGAACATGAGGCAGTACGTGGAGGAGTACAAATGCAA GTATGAAGAAGAAATCAACAGGCGCACGGCTGCTGAGAACGAGTTTGTGGTGCTCAAGAAG GACGTGGACTGTGCCTACATGACCAAAGTGGAGCTGGAAGCCAAGGTGGGAGCTCTGACGGATGAAATCAACTTCCTGAGGTGCATCTACGAGGAG GAGCTGTCCCAGATGCAGAACATCAGCCGGGACCTGTCGGTGGTGGTGTCCATGGACAACAACCGTCACCTGGATCTGGACAGCATCATCGAGGAGGTCAGGAGGCAGTACGAGCAGATCGCTCAGAGCAGCCGGGCTGAAGCTGAGGCGTGGTACCAGAGCCAG TATGAAGAGCTCCAGAGCACTGCTGGGAGGCACGGGGACAACCTGCGCAACACCAAGATGGAGATCCAGGAGCTGACCAGGAGTGTCCAGAGGCTGCGAGCTGAGATTGAGAGCATCAAGAAGCAG AACCAGCAGCTGCAGTCAGCAATTGCTGAGGCTGAGGAGCGTGGGGAGATGGCCCTGAAGGATGCCAGGAggaagctggaggagctggaatgTGCCCTGCAGAAAGACAAGGAGGAGCTGGCTCGCTTGCTGAAGGAGtaccaggagctgctgaacaTCAAGATCGCGCTGGACGTTGAGATTGCCATGTACAggaagctgctggagggggaggagaacag GCTGTGTGGAGACAACCCGTCCAACGTCAACGTCT CTGTCGTGGGCAGAACCACCATTGCTGGTGGCAGAGCCGGTGGCTTTGGAGCCGGCAGTGGcttgggaggaggaggaggagtgtgTACGGTGGGAGGAGGAAGCATCATGGGTGGCAGCTGTGGCTTGGGAGGAGGAATCCTCGGCGGTGGCTTCTCCTCTGGAAGTGGAAGGATCTGCAGCTCTGGAGGTGGCAGCTTCGTGGCAGGGGGTGGCTCCTCCTCGGTGAGGAGATGTGTCACCACCACGACGGtcaagtcctcaggtgtcaaATACTGA